Proteins encoded in a region of the Loxodonta africana isolate mLoxAfr1 chromosome 22, mLoxAfr1.hap2, whole genome shotgun sequence genome:
- the LOC100674974 gene encoding olfactory receptor 4P4-like, whose amino-acid sequence MENINNVTEFILLGLSQNKTIKTFCFLLFLLCCIAIWTGNLLIIIFITYSQLIDQPMYFFLKYLAFSDLCYTSTVTPKLLTDLLEETNTISYASCMAQLFAMHFCSGIGIFILTVMAYDRYLAICKPLHYTVIMSRRKCYVLVFACCTGAFLHAFVQCLLTINLPFCGPNEIDHYFCDVYPLIKLACTDTYIFGILVVANSGIISLVNFVVLMLSYFLILHTVRVYPAKSRNKALSTCSSHITVVVLFFVPILYIYIRPAITFPEDKVFALFYTIIAPMFNPLIYTLRNMEMKTAMRKVGARIHFWLEGK is encoded by the coding sequence ATGGAAAATATCAATAATGTCACAGAATTTATTCTTTTGGGACTTTCCCAGAACAAGACAATTAAAACTTTCTGCTTTCTATTATTCTTACTTTGTTGCATAGCTATTTGGACGGGAAACTTGCTCATAATCATTTTCATTACATACAGTCAGCTAATAGACCAACCCatgtatttctttcttaaataCCTTGCTTTCTCAGACCTGTGTTATACCTCAACAGTGACACCCAAGCTTCTCACTGATTTACTGGAAGAAACAAACACGATTTCTTACGCTAGCTGCATGGCACAGCTTTTTGCTATGCACTTCTGTTCGGGGATAGGAATTTTCATCCTcacagtgatggcctatgaccgctactTGGCTATCTGCAAGCCCTTGCACTACACTGTCATCATGAGCAGAAGGAAGTGTTATGTATTGGTCTTTGCTTGCTGTACTGGGGCATTTCTGCATGCCTTTGTGCAGTGTCTCCTCACTATCAACTTAcctttctgtggccccaatgagATAGATCACTACTTCTGCGATGTCTATCCTTTGATAAAACTGGCCTGCACAGACACGTACATCTTCGGGATCCTGGTTGTTGCCAATTCAGGCATAATTAGTTTGGTGAATTTTGTTGTCTTGATGCTGTCTTACTTCTTGATATTACACACCGTCAGGGTTTACCCTGCCAAAAGCCGCAACAAAGCTCTTTCTACTTGCAGTTCCCACATAACAgttgtggttcttttctttgtgCCTATCCTATACATTTACATTAGACCAGCTATAACTTTTCCAGAAGATAAAGTGTTTGCTCTTTTCTACACCATCATTGCCCCCATGTTCAACCCTCTGATCTACACTTTGAGAAACATGGAGATGAAGACTGCGATGAGGAAAGTTGGTGCCAGAATCCATTTTTGGTTGGAAGGCAAATGA